Proteins from one Cryptomeria japonica chromosome 4, Sugi_1.0, whole genome shotgun sequence genomic window:
- the LOC131028647 gene encoding uncharacterized protein LOC131028647 isoform X2 produces the protein MCYKAYGSGKEDSPLCDVPGFENARMKLLRHVSFVDCPGHDILMATMLNGAAIMDGALLLIASNESCPQPQTSEHLAAVEIMRLQHIIILQNKIDLIQESVANNQHEAIQKFIQGTIADGAPVVPISAQLKYNIDVVCEYITNKIPIPERNFVAPPNMIVIRSFDVNKPGAEVDEIKGGVAGGSILRGVLKVNQKIEVRPGIVVKDESGNIKCTPIFSRIISLYAEQNELQFAVPGGLIGVGTTIDPTLTRADRLVGQVLGEVGELPDVFVELEVNFFLLRRLLGVRTKGTEKQGKVSKLAKGEVLMLNIGSMSTGARVLAVKNDLAKLQLTSPVCTSKGEKMALSRRVEKHWRLIGWGQIQAGVMLEIPQVAI, from the exons ATGTGCTACAA GGCATATGGTAGTGGAAAGGAAGACAGTCCTTTGTGTGATGTCCCTGGATTTGAAAATGCACGCATGAAGCTTTTAAGACATGTTTCATTTGTTGATTGCCCG GGTCATGATATTCTCATGGCTACTATGCTAAATGGTGCTGCTATTATGGACGGTGCATTGCTTTTGATTGCAAGTAATGAGAGCTGTCCTCAGCCTCAAACTTCAGAGCACCTTGCGGCTGTAGAGATAATGCGCCTTCAGCATATTATTATTCTACAGAACAAAATTGACCTGATCCAGGAGAGTGTAGCTAACAACCAGCATGAGGCGATTCAGAAATTTATTCAG GGTACCATTGCTGATGGAGCTCCGGTTGTACCAATATCTGCACAACTGAAGTACAACATTGATGTCGTATGTGAATACATAACAAACAAGATTCCTATTCCTGAGCGTAATTTTGTTGCCCCACCTAACAtgattgtaatcagatcatttgatgTGAATAAGCCTGGTGCTGAAGTTGATGAAATAAAAGGTGGTGTTGCTGGCGGAAGTATACTGAGG GGTGTTTTGAAGGTGAATCAAAAAATTGAAGTCCGTCCTGGCATTGTTGTTAAAGATGAGAGTGGCAATATTAAGTGTACACCTATCTTTTCAAGAATAATTTCACTTTATGCGGAACAAAATGAGTTGCAGTTTGCTGTTCCAGGAGGCCTTATTGGTGTGGGGACGACAATAGATCCCACACTCACACGTGCTGACAGGCTTGTTGGGCAAGTTCTTGGAGAAGTTGGAGAACTACCTGATGTGTTTGTTGAGCTTGAG GTGAACTTTTTCCTCCTTCGTCGCCTATTGGGAGTGAGGACAAAAGGTACGGAGAAACAAGGGAAGGTATCAAAATTGGCCAAGGGAGAAGTTTTGATGCTTAACATAGGCTCAATGTCAACTGGAGCTCGAGTGCTTGCTGTGAAAAATGATCTTGCAAAGCTCCAACTTACTTCTCCGGTCTGCACAAGTAAAGGAGAAAAAATGGCACTTAGCAGACGAGTAGAAAAGCATTGGCGATTGATAGGATGGGGTCAAATTCAAGCTGGAGTGATGCTGGAAATTCCCCAAGTGGCCATATAG